One genomic segment of Plasmodium vinckei vinckei genome assembly, chromosome: PVVCY_03 includes these proteins:
- a CDS encoding dynein light chain, putative: MSTILLMTNLTPLFACQTDKRKRKNEFRKFLAKLEEAYAKPINKSIKNNEIIISEIVIFRHKLNRHSIKKSNIPYHNQNNIVDIITGVLDKYTDANTNAIQVENAIKNIKEILDKTFGVGWICLIGESFSFNISAKEESFLFCFYQGYLAIVVYKC, translated from the exons atgagtACAATCTTACTTATGACAAATTtaa cTCCCCTCTTTGCTTGCCAAACggataaaagaaaaaggaaaaatgAGTTCCGAAAATTTCTCGCAAAACTTGAAGAAGCATATGCAAAGCCTATTAATAAGAGTATAAAGAacaatgaaataataataagtgAAATAGTTATTTTTAGGCATAAGTTGAATAGGCATTCAATTAAG AAATCTAATATTCCTTATCATAATCAGAATAATATTGTGGATATAATAACAGGAGTTTTAGACAAATATACTGATGCCAATACGAATGCTATTCAAGTTGaa AatgctataaaaaatataaaagaaattttaGACAAAACATTTGGAGTTGGTTGGATATGTTTAATAGGAGAATCATTTTCGTTTAACATTTCAGCAAAG GAAGAATcctttttgttttgtttttatcaGGGGTATTTAGCCATAGTTGTATATAAATgctaa
- a CDS encoding aspartate aminotransferase, putative, producing MEKYLSEIKHIEADEILKSVDEYNADPFDKKVNLSIGVCAGNNGKVQIFNSVLKAEQMVAEKYKEKPYLLSNGGDTFSLLTQQLIFGEDSEYIKEKRITTIQTIGGTGAIAIALEFLKFFNMPNPSIYVTNIPYVNHVNMIKSRGYNLKYINFFDNNLIDINYNLFLNDLKNIDDESIIFIQPSCYNPCSIHINSEYFEEIVNIVLLKKHIIVFDIAYQGFGNGEMDNDVTLIRQFQKKNIPFIVCQSFAKNMSLYGERAGALHIVCKNENEKKKILSTLLIITRRFYSSPTIHTNRLVCEILGNPNLKTEWLNELKQLAQYIANIRNLFFDKLQQIQSKYNLNHDWSVYKKQVGLFSYVPIFSDIFQSLKNHHIYIVKNGRINVSGITMNNIDYITETICLCLSERGAS from the coding sequence atggaaaaatatcTTAGTGAGATAAAGCATATTGAGGCGGATGAGATTTTAAAAAGTGTCGATGAATATAATGCAGACccatttgataaaaaagtgAATCTTTCTATTGGTGTTTGTGCAGGCAATAATGGTAAAGtgcaaatatttaatagtGTATTGAAAGCTGAACAAATGGTAGCAGAAAAGTATAAAGAGAaaccatatttattaagtaATGGAGGTGATACATTTAGTTTATTAACACAACAATTAATATTTGGTGAAGATTcagaatatataaaagagaAAAGAATAACGACAATACAAACTATAGGAGGTACAGGAGCTATAGCTATTGCAttagaatttttaaaattctTCAATATGCCTAACCCATCAATATATGTTACAAATATTCCATATGTAAATCATGttaatatgataaaatcaagaggatataatttaaaatatataaatttttttgacaataatttaattgatataaattataatttatttttaaatgatttaaaaaatattgatgatgagtcaattatatttatacaaccTTCATGTTATAACCCATGtagtatacatataaattccgaatattttgaagaaattgtaaatatagttttattaaaaaaacatattattgtttttgaTATTGCTTATCAAGGATTTGGAAATGGGGAAATGGATAATGATGTAACTTTAATTAGacaatttcaaaaaaaaaatattccttTTATAGTTTGCCAATCTtttgcaaaaaatatgtcaTTATATGGTGAACGTGCAGGTGCTTTACATATTGTGTgcaaaaatgaaaatgaaaaaaaaaaaattttaagtaccttattaataataactCGTAGATTTTATTCATCTCCTACTATACATACAAATAGATTAGTTTGTGAAATTTTAGGAAATCCTAATTTAAAAACTGAATGGTTAAATGAGTTAAAACAATTAGCACAATATATAGCTAATATTAggaatttattttttgacaAATTACAGCAAATTCaaagtaaatataatttaaatcatGATTGGAGTgtgtataaaaaacaagTAGGATTATTTTCTTATGTACCTATTTTTTCAGATATATTTcaaagtttaaaaaatcatcatatttatattgttaaaAATGGACGAATAAATGTATCAGGAATAACAATGAATAACATTGATTATATAACTGAAACTATTTGTCTTTGTTTATCAGAGCGAGGAGCTAGCTAA
- a CDS encoding 5'-3' exonuclease, putative, which yields MPKYISLWQAFLLVILISVVNCGIPGLHKWLINNFPSCVKVVQRNRLLDVDVYINRNSKREKIVNNVNRGNELIKNKEGDTKLRDNNKIQDVDNLLFDLNQLLHKANVEFCSYNNYFYKLSSLIKNVLKKFHPKKNVIFAIDGICPFSKLKLQIKRRAKIKLKENKDSINDITCGSIFIEKIGHFLTNFVKYLVSLEKYSDVKFYISTDKEVGEGELKLMNWITSYVKKDERDDNKTDEKREEESFVIVGADADLLLQCLALRNIRNVYIYTFQTFYLNMDGNLLFKKEKHLIDKPVENNNDTMISSIPYDGKKNELTNSGETLNNLVNINRIARKKITVLYNLNIFINLFLNKYPMFFNQIKRDLLILFILKGNDYLPKVREGNFSVFFEAYFKMLEDNMKKAKKDGKKNEKPTNVDRITYNGFLNKDYELNRKEFLKFLNYVQKVVNFSSSYLSRNTEEGNYANLQNSGSIEEFKESQLYLPLYLLNEIIKKKIIENENIDIQIEKDNEGLYTCKLGYLKNKDKIKKYYCGISKRKKVAMHIASSKFIENELPLFIKYVDYDLLKRSIKEIDGVGEINSENVNVCVDEKKLEPKLENFDNENNLNELGMNIFTKDEEKEDRKMEIYLKKFYIKNCKKKKNYEHEMKICENYIEGIKWLVEMYTKTYCINFNFFYKYSISPSLLSLYYYLCQDNVKNYNNDYKNIIQNINLNIFKNNSDYYKFINFCVNKYNEIKLKLRWEEQNDKNNPSNSETDGKRISKESISFSSVGREKDNMYRYKNSINYYDNKYFENIYDILLSKNINIVKKNVEKLNEMLRKFPKTKIIKYYWDIYAKKLKKFYKIIYYKSKKIFVAKVSLFNIELETKFNNTNNDQLLSSKNKMDRSKPSEELDNLDFNIKNNYISPHNNLRKCNKKSSRLFSTPQNNDSNTNRFSKKVIKIKTVKLVYR from the coding sequence ATGCCAAAATATATCAGTTTATGGCAGGCGTTTTTATTAGTTATACTTATATCAGTAGTAAATTGTGGAATACCAGGTTTGCATAAATGgctaataaataattttcctaGTTGTGTGAAAGTAGTTCAAAGAAATAGGTTACTAGATGTTgatgtttatataaataggaATAGCAAAAGGGAGAAGATTGTCAACAATGTGAATAGGGGGAATGAACTAATTAAGAATAAGGAAGGGGATACAAAATTACgggataataataaaatacagGATGttgataatttattatttgatttaaatCAATTATTACATAAAGCAAATGTTGAGTTTTGtagttataataattatttttataaactatcgagtttaataaaaaatgtattaaaaaagtttCACCCCAAGAAAAATGTGATTTTTGCTATTGATGGAATATGTCCATTTtctaaattaaaattacaaataaaaagaagagccaaaataaaattaaaagaaaataaggacagtataaatgatataacaTGTGGtagtatatttatagaaaaaattggACATTTTCTTacaaattttgtaaaatatttagtatcccttgaaaaatatagtgatgtaaaattttatatttcaacAGATAAGGAAGTAGGAGAAGGGGAATTAAAACTTATGAATTGGATAACTAGTTATGTTAAAAAAGATGAGAgagatgataataaaactgATGAAAAACGAGAAGAAGAATCATTTGTTATTGTAGGTGCTGATGCAGATTTGTTGTTACAATGTTTGGCATTAAGAAATATAcgtaatgtatatatatacacatttcaaacattttatttaaatatggatggcaatttattatttaaaaaagaaaaacattTAATAGACAAACCAGTAGAAAACAACAATGACACAATGATAAGTAGTATTCCATATGATGGGaagaaaaatgaattaacaAATTCAGGGGAAACACTTAATAATTTAGTAAACATAAATAGAATAgcaagaaaaaaaattacagttttatataacctaaatatatttattaatttatttttaaataagtaTCCTATGTTTTTTAATCAAATAAAACGAGActtgttaattttatttattctaaAGGGGAATGACTATTTACCAAAAGTTAGAGAAGGGAATTTTTCAGTTTTTTTCGAAGCCTACTTTAAAATGTTAGAggataatatgaaaaaggCAAAAAaagatggaaaaaaaaatgaaaaaccAACTAATGTAGATAGGATAACATATAATGGCTTTTTAAACAAAGATTATGAGTTAAATCGAaaagaatttttaaaatttttgaattatGTTCAGAAAGTTGTTAACTTTTCAAGCAGCTATTTAAGTAGAAATACGGAAGAAGGGAATTATGCAAATTTGCAAAATAGTGGGAGTATTGAGGAATTTAAGGAGAGCCAACTGTATTTACCTTTATATCTGttaaatgaaattataaaaaaaaaaataattgaaaatgaaaatatagatatacaAATTGAAAAAGACAATGAAGGATTATATACATGCAAATTAggatatttaaaaaataaggataagataaaaaaatattattgtgGAATTtcaaaacgaaaaaaagtAGCTATGCATATAGCATCTTCTaaatttatagaaaatgaacttcctttatttataaaatatgttgattatgatttattaaaaaggaGTATCAAAGAAATTGATGGTGTTGGGGAAATAAATTCAGAGAATGTAAATGTATGTGTAGATGAAAAAAAGCTAGAACCTAAATTAGAAAACTTTGACAATGAAAACAATTTGAATGAATTAGGGATGAacatatttacaaaagatgaagaaaaagaagacaggaaaatggaaatatatttaaaaaagttttatataaaaaattgtaaaaaaaaaaaaaattatgaacacgaaatgaaaatatgtgaaaattatatagagGGAATAAAATGGCTAGTTGAGATGTATACTAAAACATattgtataaattttaattttttttataaatattctatTAGTCCATCTTTATTaagtttatattattatttatgtcaagataatgtaaaaaattataataatgattataaaaatattattcaaaatataaatttaaacatatttaaaaataattctgattattacaaatttataaacttttgtgttaataaatataatgaaataaaattgaaactAAGATGGGAAGAGCAAAATGACAAGAACAACCCATCAAATAGTGAGACAGATGGAAAAAGGATATCAAAAGAatctatttctttttcttcagTAGGAAGAGAAAAAGACAATATGTATAGATATAAGAAtagtataaattattatgataataaatattttgaaaatatatatgatattttattgtcgaaaaatataaatattgtaaaaaaaaatgttgaaaaaCTTAATGAAATGCTAAGAAAATTTCccaaaacaaaaattattaaatattattgggATATCtatgcaaaaaaattaaaaaaattttataaaattatatattataaatcaaaaaaaatatttgtagCAAAggtatcattatttaatatagaGTTAGAGACAAAATTTAACAACACTAATAATGACCAATTATTAagtagtaaaaataaaatggataGAAGTAAACCTTCAGAAGAATTAGACAACCTcgattttaatataaaaaataattatatttcacCACACAATAATTTaagaaaatgtaataaaaaaagcaGTAGACTTTTCAGTACACctcaaaataatgatagtAATACAAATagattttcaaaaaaagttataaaaataaaaactgtAAAACTTGTTTATCGTTAA
- a CDS encoding hexose transporter, putative, whose protein sequence is MNILRMDILSRGGTQEIEHREGFFNTSFQYVLSACLASFIFGYQVSVLNTIKSYIVVEFEWCAGQKATSCEDSVLKSSFLLASIFIGAVIGSGFSGCLVKYGRRFSLLVIYVFFIFISILTSISHHFHTILYARLLSGFGIGLITVSVPMYISEMTHKDKKGAYGVLHQLFITFGIFIAVLMGLFLGDGPKTSGKTITLTDFELFWWRFMFFFPTIISIAGIILLVFFYKEETPYFLYENGDIEGSRNILKKIYGPSDVDDGLRAIKDAIDQNKAAKESSLSLLNALKIPAYRNVIILGCVLSGFQQFTGINVLVANSNELYKEFLDAKFITILSVIMTAVNFLMTFPAIYIIEKLGRKTLLLGGCVGVICAFLPTAIARQIWGATRAVNVLSIVGTFVMIISFAVSYGPVLWIYLHEMFPSEIKDSAASLASLINWLCAIIVVFPSDIIIKQSPAILFMFFSVMCIIAFLFILIFIKETKGGEIGTSPYISLEDRQRYISRSRV, encoded by the coding sequence ATGAATATATTGCGTATGGATATATTATCAAGGGGTGGGACCCAGGAGATAGAGCATAGGGAAGGTTTTTTTAACACATCATTTCAATATGTGTTATCAGCATGTTTAgcatcatttatttttggatATCAAGTTAGTGTTTTAAACACAATTAAAAGTTATATAGTTGTAGAGTTTGAATGGTGTGCAGGGCAAAAGGCCACATCATGCGAAGATAGTGTACTTAAAAgctcatttttattagccTCAATATTTATTGGAGCTGTTATAGGTAGTGGATTTTCAGGATGCTTAGTTAAGTATGGAAGACGATTTTCATTATTggttatatatgtttttttcatttttataagtatATTAACATCTATTAGCCACCACTTCCatacaatattatatgctCGTTTACTAAGTGGTTTTGGTATTGGGTTAATAACAGTCAGTGTACCCATGTACATATCTGAAATGACCCACAAGGATAAAAAGGGAGCATATGGTGTATTGCatcaattatttataacattTGGAATATTTATTGCAGTTTTAATGGGATTATTTTTGGGAGACGGGCCTAAAACAAGTGGCAAAACAATCACATTAACAGATTTTGAACTGTTTTGGTGGagatttatgttttttttccccACTATAATATCTATTGCTggaataattttattggtctttttttacaaagAGGAAACACCatactttttatatgaaaatggtGATATTGAAGGATCCagaaatatattgaaaaaaatatatggcCCATCTGATGTTGATGATGGACTTAGAGCTATTAAAGATGCCATAGATCAAAACAAAGCAGCTAAAGAAAGttcattatcattattaaatgCCTTAAAAATCCCAGCATATAGAaatgttataatattagGATGTGTATTATCAGGCTTTCAACAATTTACTGGTATAAATGTGTTAGTAGCAAATTcaaatgaattatataaagaattttTAGATGCAAAATTTATAACAATATTAAGTGTCATAATGACAGCAGTTAACTTTTTGATGACATTCCcagctatatatattatagaaAAGCTTGGAAgaaaaacattattattaggaGGATGTGTTGGTGTTATTTGTGCCTTTTTACCAACTGCTATAGCTAGACAAATATGGGGAGCAACAAGAGCTGTAAATGTATTATCCATTGTTGGAACTTTTGTTATGATTATATCATTTGCTGTATCATATGGTCCAGTATTGTGGATATATTTACATGAAATGTTTCCTTctgaaataaaagatagTGCAGCTAGTTTAGCTTCATTGATAAATTGGTTGTGTGCAATTATTGTGGTGTTCCCATcagatattattattaagcAATCTCCCGCAATACTATTTATGTTCTTTTCAGTAATGTGTATTATCGCATTCTTATTTATACTTATCTTCATTAAAGAAACCAAGGGTGGTGAAATTGGAACAAGCCCATATATTTCCCTTGAAGATAGACAACGATATATAAGCAGATCAAGAGTATAA